In Colias croceus chromosome 26, ilColCroc2.1, one DNA window encodes the following:
- the LOC123703576 gene encoding IQ motif and SEC7 domain-containing protein 1 isoform X3, translating to MATMDLTNEVVRLRAELEKVSTERDMLLCEVSNLRRELELSELKHLQDDGFSQKVDEEENSSGVTLNPPDGFYSHQHSIHSGHHGHHAEPDRGYMDGNRYVTAVHRPMPALNHSNSSCSSASNASTGAGLCAGAAEPAPPLYIAAPPEGFGLAVHTNSRYEMSQDLLDKQVEILERRYGGLRARRAAVTIQRAFRRRQLLKKFSAITAMAKAADSNARRMQDGEHLMVNGNDIYANTMLQKSPAGSEKMLALTRPMRSMSLRERHDVDMGNQNDVDAMVARVQQSAHQIHMIASEIPHHRGDADSGVCSCSVSGSVTNISTSSSHNESLHNHQLLNNSGPIYGNLLSSGGKPLSSPTARQQQQLAAIQAANARRFPPEVPKRTSSITLNAESPVSLRRAECGAVVRGGSMSSVQSSSSSSSQEHRHHYHQPYQPRHQEPHVHLAEQQFQHARTASGSLYEGERYAVWKRQDAPPYCDAPPAACCRPAHEPPLKVSETVRKRQYRVGLNLFNKKPERGIAYLISRGFLENSPRGVARFLITRKGLSKQMIGEYLGNLQSPFNMAVLECFVNELDLSGMAVDVALRRYQAHFRLPGEAQKIERLVEAFARRYCVCNTDFVQRLRTQDTIFVLAFAIIMLNTDLHTPNLKPEARMSLDDFVRNLRGIDDCGDIDRDMLAGIYDRVKASEFRPGSDHVTQVMKVQATIVGKKPHLALPHRRLVCYCRLYEIPDIHKKERPGVHQREVFLFNDLLVITKIFSKKKSSVTYTFRQSFPLCGMLVNLFSVPHYPFGIRLSRRVDGRRLATFNARNEHDRCKFAEDLRESIAEMDEMEAMRIEAELNRGKGRNTGNTGRNVMENRDSGVADVEIDHQQCMDHIHVHGAVPPPPSCPAPAAPRAPHPPPTTVIKRNVLSNSLVDINDPVALAAERLQRRGSVGSLDSGMSVSFQHGSRNALHATSPRHPPEQRSPGRLFGGIFPGRQRKLSASGIPDTKSQVGKSTEV from the exons CTTCTCCCAAAAAGTCGATGAGGAGGAGAACAGCAGCGGCGTGACGCTGAACCCACCAGACGGGTTCTACTCGCATCAGCACAGCATACACAGCGGCCACCATGGCCACCACGCGGAGCCGGACCGCGGGTACATGGACGGCAACCGGTACGTCACGGCGGTGCATCGCCCCATGCCCG CATTAAACCACTCCAACTCGTCATGCTCCTCCGCGTCCAACGCGTCCACCGGTGCGGGGCTCTGCGCAGGAGCCGCGGAGCCGGCGCCGCCGCTGTACATCGCAGCACCGCCAGAGGGGTTCGGCCTCGCTGTGCACACGAACAG CCGTTATGAAATGTCGCAAGATCTACTGGACAAGCAAGTTGAAATCTTAGAGAGACGGTACGGAGGTTTGCGCGCGCGTCGTGCGGCCGTCACCATACAAAGGGCGTTCCGACGTCGGCAATTGTTGAAGAAGTTTAGCGCCATCACTGCTATGGCCAAGGCGGCTGATTCGAATGCAAGACGGATGCAGGATGGCGAGCATTTGATGGTTAACG GTAACGACATCTACGCCAACACGATGCTGCAAAAGAGCCCAGCTGGATCGGAAAAGATGCTGGCTCTCACCAGACCGATGCGGTCCATGTCGCTTAGGGAGCGCCATGATGTTGATATGGG AAACCAAAACGACGTAGACGCGATGGTGGCCCGCGTCCAACAGTCCGCGCACCAAATACACATGATCGCGAGTGAGATACCCCACCACAGGGGCGACGCTGATAGTGGA GTGTGCAGTTGCTCTGTGAGCGGCTCGGTGACTAATATATCGACGTCATCATCACACAATGAATCTCTACATAATcaccaattattaaataattcag GTCCCATATACGGAAACCTCCTATCATCAGGGGGTAAGCCACTGTCGTCACCAACAGCCCGACAGCAGCAGCAGCTGGCGGCGATACAGGCGGCCAACGCGAGGCGGTTTCCGCCAGAAGTGCCCAAACGGACCAGCAGTATTACCCTCAA TGCGGAGAGTCCAGTATCGCTCCGGCGTGCGGAGTGCGGCGCAGTTGTGCGCGGCGGGTCCATGTCCTCCGTGCAGTCCTCCTCGTCGAGCTCGTCGCAAGAGCATAGGCACCATTACCACCAGCCGTATCAGCCACGGCATCAG GAGCCGCACGTGCACCTGGCGGAGCAGCAGTTCCAGCACGCGCGCACAGCATCGGGCTCGCTGTACGAGGGCGAGCGCTACGCGGTGTGGAAGCGGCAGGACGCGCCGCCGTACTGCGacgcgccgcccgccgcctGCTGCCGCCCCGCGCACGAGCCGCCGCTCAAG GTCTCAGAAACAGTCCGCAAGCGGCAATACCGCGTGGGCTTGAACCTTTTCAACAAGAAACCAGAGCGAGGTATTGCTTACCTGATATCGCGAGGCTTTCTGGAGAATTCGCCGCGAGGCGTCGCTCGGTTCCTCATCACGAGGAAGGGCTTGAGCAAGCAGATGATCGGCGAGTACTTGGGCAATCTGCAGAGTCCCTTCAATATGGCGGTACTAGA ATGCTTCGTGAACGAGCTAGACCTGTCCGGTATGGCGGTAGATGTCGCTCTACGGCGGTACCAAGCGCACTTCCGACTTCCAGGAGAAGCGCAGAAGATCGAACGTCTGGTCGAGGCGTTCGCGAGGCGGTACTGCGTGTGCAATACCGACTTTGTTCAACGGCTGAGGACGCAGGACACG ATATTCGTCCTAGCGTTCGCAATAATAATGCTAAACACGGATCTTCACACACCAAACTTGAAACCCGAAGCGCGTATGTCGCTGGACGACTTCGTGCGAAATCTGCGCGGTATCGACGATTGTGGAGACATTGACCGGGATATGTTGGCCGGGATATACGATAGAGTGAAGGCCAGCGAGTTCAGACCGGGAAGCGACCATGTGACACAG GTGATGAAAGTACAAGCGACGATAGTTGGCAAGAAGCCGCACCTGGCCTTGCCGCACCGGCGGCTGGTGTGCTACTGCCGGCTGTATGAAATACCTGACATACACAAGAAGGAACGACCGGGAGTTCATCAGAGAGAG GTGTTCCTATTCAATGATCTGCTGGTGATCACCAAAATATTCAGCAAGAAGAAGTCCTCAGTGACGTACACGTTCCGACAGTCGTTCCCGTTATGCGGGATGCTTGTTAATCTGTTCTCTGTGCCAC ACTACCCGTTCGGCATACGTCTATCCCGTCGTGTGGACGGGCGGCGACTGGCCACGTTCAACGCGCGCAACGAGCACGACCGCTGCAAGTTCGCTGAGGATCTGCGGGAGAGTATCGCGGAGATGGACGAGATGGAGGCCATGAGGATCGAGGCTGAGCTGAATAGGGGCAAGGGACGGAATACTGGCAACACTGGGCGGAATG taatgGAGAATCGAGACAGCGGCGTCGCTGACGTGGAAATTGACCATCAACAGTGCATGGATCATATACATGTTCATGG CGCGGTACCACCCCCACCCAGTTGTCCCGCGCCAGCCGCGCCGAGAGCACCGCATCCACCGCCCACTACAGTGATCAAAAGGAACGTGCTTAGCAATTCGTTGGTCGATATTAATGATCCTG TGGCCCTAGCCGCCGAGAGGCTCCAACGTCGCGGGTCGGTGGGCTCGCTGGACAGCGGCATGTCGGTGTCGTTCCAGCACGGCAGCCGCAACGCACTGCACGCTACATCACCCCGACACCCGCCCGAGCAGCGCTCGCCTG GTCGTCTGTTTGGAGGCATATTCCCGGGCCGTCAACGCAAGCTGAGCGCATCAGGCATACCGGACACCAAGAGCCAAGTTGGAAAGAGCACCGAAGTTTAA
- the LOC123703576 gene encoding IQ motif and SEC7 domain-containing protein 3 isoform X2: MRIGDLGGVLLEAAKLTRSWFCQKPDYGFSQKVDEEENSSGVTLNPPDGFYSHQHSIHSGHHGHHAEPDRGYMDGNRYVTAVHRPMPALNHSNSSCSSASNASTGAGLCAGAAEPAPPLYIAAPPEGFGLAVHTNRRGTDVGIIGSTGITQKDTSLPQKRGKLTRGRYEMSQDLLDKQVEILERRYGGLRARRAAVTIQRAFRRRQLLKKFSAITAMAKAADSNARRMQDGEHLMVNGNDIYANTMLQKSPAGSEKMLALTRPMRSMSLRERHDVDMGNQNDVDAMVARVQQSAHQIHMIASEIPHHRGDADSGVCSCSVSGSVTNISTSSSHNESLHNHQLLNNSGPIYGNLLSSGGKPLSSPTARQQQQLAAIQAANARRFPPEVPKRTSSITLNAESPVSLRRAECGAVVRGGSMSSVQSSSSSSSQEHRHHYHQPYQPRHQEPHVHLAEQQFQHARTASGSLYEGERYAVWKRQDAPPYCDAPPAACCRPAHEPPLKVSETVRKRQYRVGLNLFNKKPERGIAYLISRGFLENSPRGVARFLITRKGLSKQMIGEYLGNLQSPFNMAVLECFVNELDLSGMAVDVALRRYQAHFRLPGEAQKIERLVEAFARRYCVCNTDFVQRLRTQDTIFVLAFAIIMLNTDLHTPNLKPEARMSLDDFVRNLRGIDDCGDIDRDMLAGIYDRVKASEFRPGSDHVTQVMKVQATIVGKKPHLALPHRRLVCYCRLYEIPDIHKKERPGVHQREVFLFNDLLVITKIFSKKKSSVTYTFRQSFPLCGMLVNLFSVPHYPFGIRLSRRVDGRRLATFNARNEHDRCKFAEDLRESIAEMDEMEAMRIEAELNRGKGRNTGNTGRNVMENRDSGVADVEIDHQQCMDHIHVHGAVPPPPSCPAPAAPRAPHPPPTTVIKRNVLSNSLVDINDPVALAAERLQRRGSVGSLDSGMSVSFQHGSRNALHATSPRHPPEQRSPGRLFGGIFPGRQRKLSASGIPDTKSQVGKSTEV, encoded by the exons ATGAGGATCGGTGATCTCGGCGGCGTACTGCTGGAAGCGGCGAAGCTGACCAGGTCTTGGTTCTGTCAGAAGCCAGATTACGG CTTCTCCCAAAAAGTCGATGAGGAGGAGAACAGCAGCGGCGTGACGCTGAACCCACCAGACGGGTTCTACTCGCATCAGCACAGCATACACAGCGGCCACCATGGCCACCACGCGGAGCCGGACCGCGGGTACATGGACGGCAACCGGTACGTCACGGCGGTGCATCGCCCCATGCCCG CATTAAACCACTCCAACTCGTCATGCTCCTCCGCGTCCAACGCGTCCACCGGTGCGGGGCTCTGCGCAGGAGCCGCGGAGCCGGCGCCGCCGCTGTACATCGCAGCACCGCCAGAGGGGTTCGGCCTCGCTGTGCACACGAACAG GCGAGGCACAGACGTTGGGATCATTGGCAGTACGGGAATAACGCAAAAAGATACAAGTTTACCCCAAAAAAGGGGAAAACTGACACGAGG CCGTTATGAAATGTCGCAAGATCTACTGGACAAGCAAGTTGAAATCTTAGAGAGACGGTACGGAGGTTTGCGCGCGCGTCGTGCGGCCGTCACCATACAAAGGGCGTTCCGACGTCGGCAATTGTTGAAGAAGTTTAGCGCCATCACTGCTATGGCCAAGGCGGCTGATTCGAATGCAAGACGGATGCAGGATGGCGAGCATTTGATGGTTAACG GTAACGACATCTACGCCAACACGATGCTGCAAAAGAGCCCAGCTGGATCGGAAAAGATGCTGGCTCTCACCAGACCGATGCGGTCCATGTCGCTTAGGGAGCGCCATGATGTTGATATGGG AAACCAAAACGACGTAGACGCGATGGTGGCCCGCGTCCAACAGTCCGCGCACCAAATACACATGATCGCGAGTGAGATACCCCACCACAGGGGCGACGCTGATAGTGGA GTGTGCAGTTGCTCTGTGAGCGGCTCGGTGACTAATATATCGACGTCATCATCACACAATGAATCTCTACATAATcaccaattattaaataattcag GTCCCATATACGGAAACCTCCTATCATCAGGGGGTAAGCCACTGTCGTCACCAACAGCCCGACAGCAGCAGCAGCTGGCGGCGATACAGGCGGCCAACGCGAGGCGGTTTCCGCCAGAAGTGCCCAAACGGACCAGCAGTATTACCCTCAA TGCGGAGAGTCCAGTATCGCTCCGGCGTGCGGAGTGCGGCGCAGTTGTGCGCGGCGGGTCCATGTCCTCCGTGCAGTCCTCCTCGTCGAGCTCGTCGCAAGAGCATAGGCACCATTACCACCAGCCGTATCAGCCACGGCATCAG GAGCCGCACGTGCACCTGGCGGAGCAGCAGTTCCAGCACGCGCGCACAGCATCGGGCTCGCTGTACGAGGGCGAGCGCTACGCGGTGTGGAAGCGGCAGGACGCGCCGCCGTACTGCGacgcgccgcccgccgcctGCTGCCGCCCCGCGCACGAGCCGCCGCTCAAG GTCTCAGAAACAGTCCGCAAGCGGCAATACCGCGTGGGCTTGAACCTTTTCAACAAGAAACCAGAGCGAGGTATTGCTTACCTGATATCGCGAGGCTTTCTGGAGAATTCGCCGCGAGGCGTCGCTCGGTTCCTCATCACGAGGAAGGGCTTGAGCAAGCAGATGATCGGCGAGTACTTGGGCAATCTGCAGAGTCCCTTCAATATGGCGGTACTAGA ATGCTTCGTGAACGAGCTAGACCTGTCCGGTATGGCGGTAGATGTCGCTCTACGGCGGTACCAAGCGCACTTCCGACTTCCAGGAGAAGCGCAGAAGATCGAACGTCTGGTCGAGGCGTTCGCGAGGCGGTACTGCGTGTGCAATACCGACTTTGTTCAACGGCTGAGGACGCAGGACACG ATATTCGTCCTAGCGTTCGCAATAATAATGCTAAACACGGATCTTCACACACCAAACTTGAAACCCGAAGCGCGTATGTCGCTGGACGACTTCGTGCGAAATCTGCGCGGTATCGACGATTGTGGAGACATTGACCGGGATATGTTGGCCGGGATATACGATAGAGTGAAGGCCAGCGAGTTCAGACCGGGAAGCGACCATGTGACACAG GTGATGAAAGTACAAGCGACGATAGTTGGCAAGAAGCCGCACCTGGCCTTGCCGCACCGGCGGCTGGTGTGCTACTGCCGGCTGTATGAAATACCTGACATACACAAGAAGGAACGACCGGGAGTTCATCAGAGAGAG GTGTTCCTATTCAATGATCTGCTGGTGATCACCAAAATATTCAGCAAGAAGAAGTCCTCAGTGACGTACACGTTCCGACAGTCGTTCCCGTTATGCGGGATGCTTGTTAATCTGTTCTCTGTGCCAC ACTACCCGTTCGGCATACGTCTATCCCGTCGTGTGGACGGGCGGCGACTGGCCACGTTCAACGCGCGCAACGAGCACGACCGCTGCAAGTTCGCTGAGGATCTGCGGGAGAGTATCGCGGAGATGGACGAGATGGAGGCCATGAGGATCGAGGCTGAGCTGAATAGGGGCAAGGGACGGAATACTGGCAACACTGGGCGGAATG taatgGAGAATCGAGACAGCGGCGTCGCTGACGTGGAAATTGACCATCAACAGTGCATGGATCATATACATGTTCATGG CGCGGTACCACCCCCACCCAGTTGTCCCGCGCCAGCCGCGCCGAGAGCACCGCATCCACCGCCCACTACAGTGATCAAAAGGAACGTGCTTAGCAATTCGTTGGTCGATATTAATGATCCTG TGGCCCTAGCCGCCGAGAGGCTCCAACGTCGCGGGTCGGTGGGCTCGCTGGACAGCGGCATGTCGGTGTCGTTCCAGCACGGCAGCCGCAACGCACTGCACGCTACATCACCCCGACACCCGCCCGAGCAGCGCTCGCCTG GTCGTCTGTTTGGAGGCATATTCCCGGGCCGTCAACGCAAGCTGAGCGCATCAGGCATACCGGACACCAAGAGCCAAGTTGGAAAGAGCACCGAAGTTTAA
- the LOC123703576 gene encoding IQ motif and SEC7 domain-containing protein 3 isoform X1: MATMDLTNEVVRLRAELEKVSTERDMLLCEVSNLRRELELSELKHLQDDGFSQKVDEEENSSGVTLNPPDGFYSHQHSIHSGHHGHHAEPDRGYMDGNRYVTAVHRPMPALNHSNSSCSSASNASTGAGLCAGAAEPAPPLYIAAPPEGFGLAVHTNRRGTDVGIIGSTGITQKDTSLPQKRGKLTRGRYEMSQDLLDKQVEILERRYGGLRARRAAVTIQRAFRRRQLLKKFSAITAMAKAADSNARRMQDGEHLMVNGNDIYANTMLQKSPAGSEKMLALTRPMRSMSLRERHDVDMGNQNDVDAMVARVQQSAHQIHMIASEIPHHRGDADSGVCSCSVSGSVTNISTSSSHNESLHNHQLLNNSGPIYGNLLSSGGKPLSSPTARQQQQLAAIQAANARRFPPEVPKRTSSITLNAESPVSLRRAECGAVVRGGSMSSVQSSSSSSSQEHRHHYHQPYQPRHQEPHVHLAEQQFQHARTASGSLYEGERYAVWKRQDAPPYCDAPPAACCRPAHEPPLKVSETVRKRQYRVGLNLFNKKPERGIAYLISRGFLENSPRGVARFLITRKGLSKQMIGEYLGNLQSPFNMAVLECFVNELDLSGMAVDVALRRYQAHFRLPGEAQKIERLVEAFARRYCVCNTDFVQRLRTQDTIFVLAFAIIMLNTDLHTPNLKPEARMSLDDFVRNLRGIDDCGDIDRDMLAGIYDRVKASEFRPGSDHVTQVMKVQATIVGKKPHLALPHRRLVCYCRLYEIPDIHKKERPGVHQREVFLFNDLLVITKIFSKKKSSVTYTFRQSFPLCGMLVNLFSVPHYPFGIRLSRRVDGRRLATFNARNEHDRCKFAEDLRESIAEMDEMEAMRIEAELNRGKGRNTGNTGRNVMENRDSGVADVEIDHQQCMDHIHVHGAVPPPPSCPAPAAPRAPHPPPTTVIKRNVLSNSLVDINDPVALAAERLQRRGSVGSLDSGMSVSFQHGSRNALHATSPRHPPEQRSPGRLFGGIFPGRQRKLSASGIPDTKSQVGKSTEV; the protein is encoded by the exons CTTCTCCCAAAAAGTCGATGAGGAGGAGAACAGCAGCGGCGTGACGCTGAACCCACCAGACGGGTTCTACTCGCATCAGCACAGCATACACAGCGGCCACCATGGCCACCACGCGGAGCCGGACCGCGGGTACATGGACGGCAACCGGTACGTCACGGCGGTGCATCGCCCCATGCCCG CATTAAACCACTCCAACTCGTCATGCTCCTCCGCGTCCAACGCGTCCACCGGTGCGGGGCTCTGCGCAGGAGCCGCGGAGCCGGCGCCGCCGCTGTACATCGCAGCACCGCCAGAGGGGTTCGGCCTCGCTGTGCACACGAACAG GCGAGGCACAGACGTTGGGATCATTGGCAGTACGGGAATAACGCAAAAAGATACAAGTTTACCCCAAAAAAGGGGAAAACTGACACGAGG CCGTTATGAAATGTCGCAAGATCTACTGGACAAGCAAGTTGAAATCTTAGAGAGACGGTACGGAGGTTTGCGCGCGCGTCGTGCGGCCGTCACCATACAAAGGGCGTTCCGACGTCGGCAATTGTTGAAGAAGTTTAGCGCCATCACTGCTATGGCCAAGGCGGCTGATTCGAATGCAAGACGGATGCAGGATGGCGAGCATTTGATGGTTAACG GTAACGACATCTACGCCAACACGATGCTGCAAAAGAGCCCAGCTGGATCGGAAAAGATGCTGGCTCTCACCAGACCGATGCGGTCCATGTCGCTTAGGGAGCGCCATGATGTTGATATGGG AAACCAAAACGACGTAGACGCGATGGTGGCCCGCGTCCAACAGTCCGCGCACCAAATACACATGATCGCGAGTGAGATACCCCACCACAGGGGCGACGCTGATAGTGGA GTGTGCAGTTGCTCTGTGAGCGGCTCGGTGACTAATATATCGACGTCATCATCACACAATGAATCTCTACATAATcaccaattattaaataattcag GTCCCATATACGGAAACCTCCTATCATCAGGGGGTAAGCCACTGTCGTCACCAACAGCCCGACAGCAGCAGCAGCTGGCGGCGATACAGGCGGCCAACGCGAGGCGGTTTCCGCCAGAAGTGCCCAAACGGACCAGCAGTATTACCCTCAA TGCGGAGAGTCCAGTATCGCTCCGGCGTGCGGAGTGCGGCGCAGTTGTGCGCGGCGGGTCCATGTCCTCCGTGCAGTCCTCCTCGTCGAGCTCGTCGCAAGAGCATAGGCACCATTACCACCAGCCGTATCAGCCACGGCATCAG GAGCCGCACGTGCACCTGGCGGAGCAGCAGTTCCAGCACGCGCGCACAGCATCGGGCTCGCTGTACGAGGGCGAGCGCTACGCGGTGTGGAAGCGGCAGGACGCGCCGCCGTACTGCGacgcgccgcccgccgcctGCTGCCGCCCCGCGCACGAGCCGCCGCTCAAG GTCTCAGAAACAGTCCGCAAGCGGCAATACCGCGTGGGCTTGAACCTTTTCAACAAGAAACCAGAGCGAGGTATTGCTTACCTGATATCGCGAGGCTTTCTGGAGAATTCGCCGCGAGGCGTCGCTCGGTTCCTCATCACGAGGAAGGGCTTGAGCAAGCAGATGATCGGCGAGTACTTGGGCAATCTGCAGAGTCCCTTCAATATGGCGGTACTAGA ATGCTTCGTGAACGAGCTAGACCTGTCCGGTATGGCGGTAGATGTCGCTCTACGGCGGTACCAAGCGCACTTCCGACTTCCAGGAGAAGCGCAGAAGATCGAACGTCTGGTCGAGGCGTTCGCGAGGCGGTACTGCGTGTGCAATACCGACTTTGTTCAACGGCTGAGGACGCAGGACACG ATATTCGTCCTAGCGTTCGCAATAATAATGCTAAACACGGATCTTCACACACCAAACTTGAAACCCGAAGCGCGTATGTCGCTGGACGACTTCGTGCGAAATCTGCGCGGTATCGACGATTGTGGAGACATTGACCGGGATATGTTGGCCGGGATATACGATAGAGTGAAGGCCAGCGAGTTCAGACCGGGAAGCGACCATGTGACACAG GTGATGAAAGTACAAGCGACGATAGTTGGCAAGAAGCCGCACCTGGCCTTGCCGCACCGGCGGCTGGTGTGCTACTGCCGGCTGTATGAAATACCTGACATACACAAGAAGGAACGACCGGGAGTTCATCAGAGAGAG GTGTTCCTATTCAATGATCTGCTGGTGATCACCAAAATATTCAGCAAGAAGAAGTCCTCAGTGACGTACACGTTCCGACAGTCGTTCCCGTTATGCGGGATGCTTGTTAATCTGTTCTCTGTGCCAC ACTACCCGTTCGGCATACGTCTATCCCGTCGTGTGGACGGGCGGCGACTGGCCACGTTCAACGCGCGCAACGAGCACGACCGCTGCAAGTTCGCTGAGGATCTGCGGGAGAGTATCGCGGAGATGGACGAGATGGAGGCCATGAGGATCGAGGCTGAGCTGAATAGGGGCAAGGGACGGAATACTGGCAACACTGGGCGGAATG taatgGAGAATCGAGACAGCGGCGTCGCTGACGTGGAAATTGACCATCAACAGTGCATGGATCATATACATGTTCATGG CGCGGTACCACCCCCACCCAGTTGTCCCGCGCCAGCCGCGCCGAGAGCACCGCATCCACCGCCCACTACAGTGATCAAAAGGAACGTGCTTAGCAATTCGTTGGTCGATATTAATGATCCTG TGGCCCTAGCCGCCGAGAGGCTCCAACGTCGCGGGTCGGTGGGCTCGCTGGACAGCGGCATGTCGGTGTCGTTCCAGCACGGCAGCCGCAACGCACTGCACGCTACATCACCCCGACACCCGCCCGAGCAGCGCTCGCCTG GTCGTCTGTTTGGAGGCATATTCCCGGGCCGTCAACGCAAGCTGAGCGCATCAGGCATACCGGACACCAAGAGCCAAGTTGGAAAGAGCACCGAAGTTTAA